The Lacipirellula parvula genome window below encodes:
- a CDS encoding undecaprenyl-phosphate glucose phosphotransferase: MSGNDNVRFRSHRSIVDLAYRLSDAAAIIAAALVAIEFTPDAPISSLAIVVGTTLLIHVVAIEVSGLYRNWRGSKIARELWCVIITWVYVAPTVLGIGLLTQTNAEFSYASKICWLALTPVAMAAGRIVMRMLLRQLRMRGFNSRKFAICGMNRLGMQLAANIQNSPELGLQFVGYFDDRPERRTNEATGAQLHQAGNLTQLVELARTGEVDMIYITFPMRAEERIRTYLGKLGDTTASVYIVPDFFVFQMLSARWNQIDGLPVVSVFETPMSGIDGVFKRLFDLVVGTCVLALVAVPMLIIAAAIKLTSPGPVFFRQKRYGLSGEQIGVWKFRSMRVCENGAEVKQASRTDDRITPLGRILRKTSLDELPQLFNVLDGSMSLVGPRPHANAHNEQYRPLIDGYMLRHKVKPGITGLAQVSGARGETETLDKMERRIEFDHRYIREWSLWMDCKILIKTFLVVFRQENAY, translated from the coding sequence GTGTCAGGCAACGACAACGTCCGCTTTCGCTCACATCGTTCGATCGTCGATCTCGCGTACCGTCTGTCGGACGCGGCGGCGATCATCGCGGCTGCGCTGGTTGCCATCGAGTTCACGCCCGACGCGCCTATTTCCAGTCTCGCCATCGTCGTCGGCACGACGCTGCTGATTCATGTCGTTGCGATCGAGGTCAGCGGCCTCTACCGCAATTGGCGCGGTTCGAAAATCGCTCGCGAACTCTGGTGCGTTATCATCACCTGGGTGTATGTGGCGCCGACGGTCCTCGGCATCGGGTTGCTCACCCAAACGAACGCCGAGTTCAGCTACGCTAGCAAAATTTGTTGGCTCGCGCTCACGCCGGTCGCCATGGCCGCCGGCCGCATCGTGATGCGCATGTTGTTGCGGCAACTTCGCATGCGCGGCTTCAACTCCCGCAAGTTCGCCATTTGCGGCATGAACCGCCTCGGCATGCAACTAGCCGCCAACATTCAAAATTCCCCCGAACTTGGTTTGCAGTTCGTCGGCTACTTCGACGACCGCCCCGAACGCCGCACCAACGAAGCCACCGGCGCCCAACTCCATCAGGCCGGCAACCTCACGCAACTCGTCGAACTCGCCCGCACCGGCGAGGTCGACATGATCTACATCACCTTCCCGATGCGGGCCGAAGAACGGATTCGCACCTACCTCGGCAAACTAGGCGATACCACCGCCTCGGTCTACATCGTTCCCGACTTCTTCGTGTTCCAGATGCTCAGCGCCCGCTGGAACCAGATCGACGGCTTGCCGGTCGTCAGCGTGTTCGAAACGCCGATGAGCGGCATCGACGGCGTCTTCAAGCGGCTGTTCGATTTGGTCGTCGGCACGTGCGTGCTGGCGCTCGTCGCCGTGCCGATGCTGATCATCGCCGCCGCGATCAAGCTCACCTCGCCCGGCCCCGTCTTCTTCCGCCAGAAGCGTTACGGCCTCAGCGGCGAGCAGATCGGCGTCTGGAAGTTCCGCAGCATGCGCGTCTGCGAAAACGGCGCCGAGGTGAAACAAGCCTCGCGCACCGATGATCGCATCACCCCCTTGGGCCGCATCCTCCGCAAAACGTCACTCGACGAACTGCCGCAACTGTTCAACGTCCTCGACGGCAGCATGTCGCTCGTCGGCCCGCGCCCGCACGCGAACGCCCACAACGAGCAGTACCGCCCGCTGATCGACGGCTACATGCTCCGGCACAAGGTGAAGCCGGGCATCACCGGCCTGGCCCAAGTGAGCGGCGCCCGCGGCGAGACCGAAACGCTCGACAAGATGGAACGCCGCATCGAGTTCGACCACCGCTACATCCGCGAATGGTCGCTGTGGATGGACTGCAAAATTCTCATCAAGACGTTCCTCGTCGTCTTCCGCCAAGAGAACGCGTACTAA
- a CDS encoding helix-hairpin-helix domain-containing protein, protein MIRTNQSRRSANVPVVTNEEIAQTLVEISDLLERQGANPYRIRAYRQGAETIAMCPTPLQMILARGGIRGLMELRGIGDSLAAAVQKIIHAKRLPLLERLRGGGAPERLFSTVADIGPKLATRIHEQLGIRTLTQLEAAAWDGRLARVPGMGEKRIRAVRESIAGRFRRSANPTPPPVPLPTNSQVAAAADPTKPAEAPRHQGMLW, encoded by the coding sequence ATGATTCGCACCAATCAGAGCCGCCGTTCCGCTAACGTCCCCGTCGTCACGAATGAGGAGATCGCCCAGACCTTGGTCGAAATCTCCGACCTCCTCGAACGGCAGGGGGCCAATCCCTACCGCATCCGCGCCTACCGGCAAGGCGCCGAGACGATCGCGATGTGTCCGACGCCGCTGCAGATGATTCTCGCCCGCGGCGGCATTCGCGGGCTCATGGAACTCCGCGGTATCGGCGATTCGCTCGCCGCCGCGGTGCAAAAAATCATCCACGCCAAACGCCTGCCGCTGCTTGAGCGACTGCGCGGCGGCGGGGCGCCCGAACGGCTCTTCAGCACGGTCGCCGACATCGGCCCGAAGTTGGCAACGAGGATTCACGAACAACTCGGCATCCGCACGCTCACGCAGCTCGAAGCCGCAGCGTGGGACGGCCGTTTGGCCCGCGTCCCCGGCATGGGCGAGAAGCGGATTCGTGCCGTGCGAGAATCGATCGCCGGCCGCTTCCGCCGCAGCGCGAACCCGACGCCACCACCCGTGCCGCTGCCCACGAACTCGCAGGTGGCGGCTGCCGCTGATCCCACGAAGCCCGCCGAAGCCCCGCGCCATCAGGGCATGCTCTGGTAA
- a CDS encoding DoxX family protein: MTIGKWIAVGTLSALLIASGTLHLLRPGVYLPMMPPYLPAHLPLVYLSGVFEIAGGVGMLLPWTRRWAGLGVIALLIAIFPANIHIAMNDIPVAGHDVPLWGHLLRLPLQAVMIWMAWWGTRGR, translated from the coding sequence ATGACAATCGGCAAGTGGATCGCCGTAGGAACGCTGTCAGCCCTGCTGATTGCGTCCGGGACTCTGCACCTGCTGCGGCCCGGAGTCTATTTGCCGATGATGCCGCCCTATCTTCCGGCGCATCTGCCGCTCGTTTACCTGAGCGGCGTCTTTGAAATCGCCGGCGGCGTCGGAATGCTGCTCCCTTGGACGCGGCGTTGGGCCGGCCTGGGCGTCATCGCCTTGCTGATTGCGATTTTTCCTGCCAATATCCACATCGCGATGAACGATATCCCGGTAGCGGGCCACGATGTGCCGCTGTGGGGACATCTGTTGCGGCTGCCGCTGCAGGCCGTCATGATTTGGATGGCATGGTGGGGCACGCGAGGACGCTGA
- a CDS encoding TlpA family protein disulfide reductase, with product MIERAWPRLAATMIAVACGAATLSSTGCGGPASAPAAADSVAVSSTVSHEQGEVKPPAADVAIELQPVDRAAFDALVAEQKGKVVLVDFWATWCIPCLAQLPHTAEVAKKHADDGLVVMTVSLDEPEDGAKAAAQLAKRVGDAPVMHLHSNLGGGSEAMEAFEITSGSAPHYKLYDRSGKLREVFEVDPAAERAFTAEDIDAAVEKLLKEAG from the coding sequence ATGATTGAGCGAGCTTGGCCGCGGTTGGCGGCAACGATGATTGCCGTCGCGTGCGGCGCGGCGACGCTGAGTAGTACGGGTTGCGGCGGGCCGGCGAGTGCGCCGGCCGCCGCCGACTCGGTTGCCGTTTCATCGACTGTGAGTCATGAGCAGGGCGAAGTTAAGCCGCCAGCGGCGGATGTGGCTATCGAATTGCAACCGGTCGATCGCGCAGCCTTCGACGCCCTCGTCGCGGAGCAAAAAGGAAAGGTGGTGCTCGTCGACTTTTGGGCGACGTGGTGTATTCCTTGCCTCGCTCAACTGCCGCACACAGCCGAAGTCGCTAAGAAGCATGCCGACGACGGCCTCGTCGTGATGACCGTCAGTCTCGACGAACCGGAGGACGGCGCGAAAGCGGCGGCGCAACTTGCGAAGCGCGTCGGCGACGCCCCGGTGATGCACCTGCACAGCAATCTCGGCGGCGGGTCGGAGGCGATGGAGGCGTTTGAGATCACGAGCGGCTCGGCGCCCCACTACAAACTGTACGACCGCAGCGGCAAGCTGCGGGAAGTATTCGAAGTCGATCCGGCTGCCGAACGGGCGTTCACGGCGGAGGATATCGACGCGGCCGTCGAAAAACTGCTAAAGGAAGCGGGCTGA
- a CDS encoding thioredoxin family protein, with amino-acid sequence MRKFFGLRAAIIAAALAMVGGSLAAPAVQADTPAAKKEAKKGLAIGDAAPAWSDLEGIDGKKHALADLKDADAVVVVFTCNHCPVAKAYEERLVEFDHDFKDKKVELVAINVSNADADKLPAMKERGEAKGFEFAYLYDPSQEIGRAFGAAVTPHAFVLDKERNVVYKGAIDDSQDAAKASKHHVRDAVEAVLGGKKPQVAETKQFGCGIHYD; translated from the coding sequence ATGAGGAAGTTTTTTGGCCTGCGTGCTGCGATTATCGCCGCCGCGCTGGCGATGGTAGGCGGATCGCTCGCAGCGCCCGCGGTTCAGGCTGATACGCCCGCAGCGAAGAAAGAAGCCAAGAAGGGCCTCGCGATCGGCGACGCCGCTCCGGCCTGGAGCGACCTCGAAGGGATCGACGGCAAGAAGCACGCGCTCGCTGATCTGAAGGACGCCGACGCCGTGGTGGTCGTCTTCACCTGCAACCACTGCCCTGTGGCCAAGGCCTACGAAGAGCGGCTGGTTGAGTTCGATCACGACTTCAAGGACAAGAAGGTCGAACTCGTCGCGATCAACGTCAGCAACGCCGACGCCGACAAGCTGCCGGCGATGAAAGAGCGCGGCGAAGCGAAGGGCTTTGAGTTTGCCTACCTGTACGATCCGTCGCAAGAGATCGGCCGGGCCTTCGGGGCCGCGGTAACGCCGCATGCGTTCGTGCTCGATAAGGAGCGGAACGTCGTGTACAAGGGCGCCATCGATGACAGCCAAGACGCGGCGAAGGCGTCGAAGCACCATGTGCGCGACGCTGTTGAAGCGGTGCTCGGGGGGAAGAAGCCGCAAGTCGCGGAAACGAAGCAGTTTGGTTGCGGAATTCACTATGATTGA
- a CDS encoding four-helix bundle copper-binding protein, with protein sequence MNRRHFSAAGAAAFAAGLAGAGVVRGEHEHEGDAHADHVHAHEGLSAEMLACSTACSDCARECESCSTHCAKHVAEGHAKHLETLMTCRDCAELCSAAARIMARGGPFVEISCKACADACKKCGDACGAFKDDEHMQQCAESCRACEAACRSMLKNAG encoded by the coding sequence ATGAATCGGCGTCACTTTAGCGCTGCTGGCGCAGCGGCGTTCGCAGCGGGCCTCGCGGGCGCTGGCGTCGTCCGCGGCGAACATGAGCATGAAGGCGATGCGCATGCCGACCATGTGCATGCTCACGAGGGCCTGTCGGCCGAGATGCTCGCCTGCTCCACGGCGTGTAGCGACTGCGCGCGGGAGTGCGAAAGCTGCTCAACGCATTGCGCGAAGCATGTGGCCGAAGGTCATGCGAAGCATCTCGAAACGCTGATGACTTGCCGCGATTGCGCTGAGCTATGTAGTGCGGCGGCGCGCATCATGGCGCGCGGCGGGCCGTTCGTGGAGATCAGCTGCAAGGCGTGCGCGGACGCGTGCAAGAAGTGCGGCGATGCTTGCGGTGCGTTCAAAGACGACGAGCACATGCAGCAGTGCGCGGAGTCGTGTCGCGCGTGCGAGGCGGCTTGTCGATCGATGTTGAAGAACGCCGGCTAA
- a CDS encoding lipid-binding SYLF domain-containing protein yields MPRLLFLIAIASAALASFAPVRFAVANDPNVTIQEAEQVLAEQLAIPVRRIPQKLLAEAQAIAIIPRVIKVGFVVGVRRGHGVVLIRDADGEWSLPQFITLTGGSVGWQAGIQGTDVVLVFRTRTSVENLMRGKFTIGADAAAAAGPVGRNASAATDAQLRAEILSYSRSRGLFVGVSLDGTVLEVNQMANTAFYGAPSTQMPQIVPQSAYDLRAYLNELTGGATAVGAPPAAVAGGPPTPPPGTVSVAPGVAVPTTPPTGVVQTSLVTPTRLEAIQSALYSEGAQLHAVLSPEWQKFLALPAEVEPATAIDRNALASVYARFNRVNASNEFKELTSRPEFQTTLQLLTEYSAALDANPAILRLPAPPTE; encoded by the coding sequence ATGCCCCGCCTGCTCTTCCTGATCGCGATCGCCTCAGCGGCGCTCGCTTCCTTCGCCCCCGTTCGTTTCGCGGTCGCCAACGACCCGAACGTCACGATCCAGGAAGCTGAGCAAGTCCTCGCCGAGCAACTCGCGATCCCCGTCCGCCGCATCCCGCAGAAGCTGCTCGCAGAAGCTCAAGCGATCGCGATCATCCCGCGCGTCATCAAGGTCGGCTTCGTGGTCGGCGTTCGCCGTGGCCACGGCGTCGTCCTCATTCGCGACGCCGACGGCGAGTGGAGCCTGCCGCAGTTCATCACCCTCACCGGCGGCAGCGTCGGCTGGCAAGCTGGCATCCAAGGGACCGACGTCGTCCTTGTCTTCCGCACCCGCACCAGCGTCGAGAACCTGATGCGCGGCAAGTTCACCATCGGCGCCGACGCCGCGGCCGCCGCGGGCCCGGTCGGTCGCAACGCTTCGGCCGCCACCGACGCGCAACTTCGCGCCGAGATTCTGTCTTACTCGCGCAGCCGCGGCCTGTTCGTCGGCGTCTCGCTCGACGGCACGGTGCTTGAGGTCAACCAAATGGCCAACACCGCCTTCTACGGCGCCCCGAGCACGCAGATGCCGCAGATCGTTCCGCAGTCGGCGTATGATCTCCGTGCGTACCTCAACGAACTCACCGGCGGCGCCACGGCCGTCGGCGCCCCGCCCGCCGCAGTGGCCGGCGGCCCGCCGACCCCTCCGCCCGGCACGGTTTCGGTCGCCCCAGGCGTAGCAGTGCCGACCACTCCGCCAACCGGCGTCGTGCAAACCTCGCTCGTCACGCCGACGCGGCTCGAAGCCATTCAAAGTGCGCTCTACTCCGAGGGCGCGCAGCTCCACGCGGTCCTCTCGCCCGAGTGGCAGAAGTTTCTTGCGCTTCCTGCCGAAGTTGAACCTGCCACCGCGATCGACCGCAACGCCCTCGCGTCGGTCTACGCTCGTTTCAATCGCGTGAACGCTTCGAACGAATTCAAGGAACTCACCAGCCGGCCCGAGTTCCAAACAACGCTGCAACTCCTCACCGAGTACAGCGCCGCCCTCGACGCGAACCCCGCGATCCTACGGCTCCCGGCCCCGCCGACGGAGTAA
- a CDS encoding NAD(P)-dependent oxidoreductase produces the protein MIIVLGATGATGRLVVAELLNRGETVRAVVRPGSKLPDALAHRERLSVTRCDLLKLSEYELETLVAGATAIVSCLGHTMSLHGIFGPPRRLVADSLRRVCRAVQLQPQSTPVRIVLMNTAGVSNRDIGEQVSMPQRVVITLLRLFLPPHADNELAANYLRLMFPPDDAALEWVVVRPDTLHNDAEPRAYELHASPTRSAIFNAGKTSRPNVARCMADLLTNAALWHEWKSKMPVIYDAASS, from the coding sequence ATGATCATCGTCCTCGGAGCCACAGGCGCCACCGGCCGACTCGTCGTCGCCGAGCTCCTCAATCGCGGCGAAACCGTCCGAGCTGTCGTTCGCCCCGGCTCAAAACTCCCCGACGCGCTCGCCCACCGCGAGCGGCTAAGCGTCACGCGCTGCGATCTCCTCAAGCTCAGCGAGTACGAACTCGAAACCCTCGTCGCCGGCGCCACGGCCATCGTCTCCTGCCTCGGCCACACGATGTCACTCCACGGCATCTTCGGCCCGCCGCGCCGCTTGGTCGCCGACTCGCTCCGCCGCGTCTGCCGCGCCGTTCAATTACAACCCCAATCGACTCCCGTGCGCATTGTCCTGATGAACACGGCCGGCGTCTCGAACCGCGACATCGGCGAGCAAGTCTCGATGCCGCAGCGCGTCGTGATCACGCTGCTGCGACTCTTCCTCCCGCCGCACGCCGACAACGAACTCGCGGCCAACTACCTCCGCCTGATGTTCCCTCCCGACGACGCCGCGCTCGAATGGGTCGTCGTCCGCCCCGACACGCTCCACAACGACGCCGAGCCGAGGGCGTACGAACTCCACGCCTCGCCCACCCGCAGCGCGATCTTCAACGCCGGTAAGACCAGCCGCCCCAACGTCGCCCGCTGCATGGCCGACCTGCTGACGAACGCAGCGCTCTGGCACGAGTGGAAATCAAAGATGCCAGTCATCTACGACGCCGCGTCGAGCTAA
- a CDS encoding ABC transporter substrate-binding protein, translating into MKRAFLLLICLLGIAASSHAADKVTLATNWLAQPELGGFYQALADGTYARHGLDVTIKPGGPLINNRPLLAFGKVDFLIGTNLIQPFDALKQQIPTRVVAAFFQKDPQCMLAHADGPWKTWDDLKQAPVLMGNSGRQTFFLWMHDAYGFPRANLRPYNHSLAPFLNDKQMAMQGFATAEPERIRLAGGKEPRVFLLADHGWNSYSTVLETRDDLIAKNPALVQRFVDASIVGWNTYLDAEDTDAADALIKKDNPSMSDDLINFSRRKMGELELLRGGDARKQGIGAIDAERVKSFYAKMVAAGMYEEMTIDPTRAVTTEFVNKGVGVK; encoded by the coding sequence ATGAAGCGTGCGTTTCTCCTCCTTATCTGTCTGCTCGGCATCGCGGCTAGTTCGCATGCAGCCGACAAGGTGACGCTGGCCACTAATTGGCTCGCGCAGCCGGAGTTGGGCGGTTTCTATCAGGCGCTGGCCGATGGCACCTACGCACGGCATGGCCTCGACGTGACGATCAAGCCAGGCGGCCCGTTGATCAACAATCGGCCGCTGCTCGCGTTCGGGAAGGTCGACTTCCTCATCGGGACGAATCTCATTCAGCCTTTCGACGCACTGAAGCAACAAATTCCGACGCGGGTGGTCGCGGCGTTCTTCCAAAAAGATCCGCAGTGTATGCTCGCGCACGCCGACGGGCCGTGGAAGACTTGGGACGATCTGAAGCAGGCGCCGGTGCTGATGGGCAACTCTGGGCGGCAGACGTTTTTCTTGTGGATGCACGACGCCTATGGATTCCCCCGGGCCAACCTGCGGCCCTACAACCACAGCCTCGCGCCGTTTTTGAACGACAAGCAAATGGCAATGCAGGGCTTTGCGACCGCCGAGCCTGAACGGATTCGCCTCGCCGGCGGCAAGGAACCGCGGGTCTTCTTGCTGGCCGACCATGGTTGGAACAGCTACTCGACGGTGCTCGAAACGCGCGACGATCTCATCGCGAAGAATCCTGCCCTTGTGCAAAGGTTCGTCGACGCGTCGATCGTCGGCTGGAATACCTATCTCGACGCCGAAGATACCGACGCGGCCGACGCGCTCATCAAGAAGGACAACCCGTCGATGAGCGACGACCTCATCAACTTCTCGCGGCGGAAGATGGGCGAGTTGGAACTCCTGCGCGGCGGCGACGCCCGGAAGCAAGGAATCGGGGCGATCGACGCGGAACGGGTGAAGTCGTTCTACGCGAAAATGGTGGCGGCGGGGATGTACGAGGAGATGACGATCGATCCGACGCGGGCCGTGACGACGGAGTTTGTGAATAAGGGCGTCGGGGTGAAGTGA
- a CDS encoding ABC transporter permease: MSDRLAFRIAAPVLLGMILLVAWEAWVRYAEVPRYLLPAPSDVASTIAAQWSQLAPAWWVTLKTMLVALAAAVLLGVAAAALFASSRLIETSLYPYAVILQVTPLVAVAPFIVIWVGWERIWLTQLVCAWIVAFFPILANTTVGLRSADSGLRDLFALYGASPWQRLRLLLAPSALPYFLAGLKVSANLALVGAVVAEFVIGSQVENPGLASTIFTSQLNTNTPLMFAALALISLTGIVTFFAMEWVSWLLLRRWHASAVGSG; the protein is encoded by the coding sequence ATGAGCGATCGACTCGCGTTTCGCATTGCTGCTCCAGTGCTACTCGGCATGATCTTGCTCGTGGCCTGGGAAGCCTGGGTACGGTACGCGGAAGTGCCGCGATACTTGCTACCGGCGCCAAGCGACGTGGCCTCGACGATCGCGGCCCAATGGTCGCAGCTCGCGCCGGCGTGGTGGGTGACGCTGAAGACAATGCTCGTCGCGCTCGCCGCGGCGGTCTTGCTCGGCGTGGCGGCGGCCGCGTTGTTCGCTTCGTCGCGTCTCATCGAAACCAGCCTTTATCCCTACGCAGTGATCTTGCAAGTGACGCCGCTCGTGGCAGTGGCGCCGTTCATTGTGATTTGGGTCGGTTGGGAGCGGATCTGGCTGACGCAACTCGTGTGTGCGTGGATCGTCGCGTTCTTCCCGATCTTGGCGAACACGACCGTTGGCTTGCGAAGCGCCGATAGCGGCTTGCGCGATTTGTTCGCGCTCTACGGCGCGTCTCCTTGGCAGCGGTTGCGGTTGTTGCTCGCGCCCTCGGCGCTTCCTTATTTTCTGGCCGGACTGAAAGTCTCGGCGAACCTCGCCCTCGTCGGCGCGGTGGTGGCGGAGTTCGTCATTGGGTCGCAAGTCGAGAATCCGGGGTTGGCGTCGACAATCTTTACGAGTCAACTCAATACCAACACGCCGCTGATGTTCGCAGCCCTCGCGCTCATTTCGCTCACGGGGATCGTCACTTTCTTTGCGATGGAGTGGGTGAGTTGGTTGCTGTTGCGGCGCTGGCATGCGAGTGCGGTGGGGAGTGGGTGA
- a CDS encoding ABC transporter ATP-binding protein, which translates to MDAAPLVELTDVGKTFPNGAVALAGASLSIRRGEFVSLLGPSGCGKSTALRLIANLTAPTSGRVTRAWDVAPQPTAGRDCRVAWSHPVGCVFQEPTLLPWSSVWNNVYLPLRLRGVGRAAAKSRVEEAIKLVGLQGFEQAYPRELSGGMKMRASVARALVTEPQLLLLDEPFAALDEITRFRLNDDLHHLWRQRQWGALFITHSVFESVYLSNRVLVMSSRPGRIVEEIVVDLPEERTAELRTSVRYNELCRQASQALERAMSGGASAGRSA; encoded by the coding sequence ATGGATGCCGCGCCTTTGGTTGAACTCACCGACGTCGGAAAGACGTTTCCCAACGGCGCCGTCGCGCTCGCGGGAGCTAGTCTCTCGATCCGCCGCGGCGAATTCGTCAGCCTGCTCGGTCCTTCAGGTTGCGGCAAGAGCACGGCGCTACGGTTGATTGCCAACCTCACCGCGCCGACGAGCGGCCGCGTGACGCGCGCGTGGGATGTCGCGCCGCAGCCGACCGCCGGGCGCGATTGCCGCGTCGCTTGGTCGCATCCCGTCGGCTGCGTCTTCCAAGAGCCGACGCTGCTGCCGTGGAGTTCGGTCTGGAACAACGTCTACTTGCCGCTGCGGTTGCGCGGCGTCGGCCGGGCGGCGGCGAAGTCGCGGGTGGAGGAAGCGATCAAGCTCGTCGGCCTGCAAGGATTCGAGCAGGCTTATCCCCGCGAACTCTCGGGCGGCATGAAGATGCGAGCCTCGGTCGCGCGAGCGCTCGTCACCGAGCCGCAGCTCCTCTTGCTCGACGAACCGTTTGCCGCGCTCGACGAGATCACGCGGTTCCGCCTCAACGACGATCTCCACCACCTCTGGCGACAACGGCAGTGGGGCGCCTTGTTCATTACCCATAGCGTGTTTGAATCGGTTTACCTCTCGAATCGCGTGCTGGTGATGTCGTCGCGGCCGGGACGCATCGTCGAAGAGATCGTCGTCGATCTGCCAGAGGAGCGCACGGCCGAGTTGCGGACGAGCGTCCGCTACAACGAGCTCTGCCGACAAGCGTCGCAGGCGCTTGAGCGAGCAATGTCGGGCGGCGCGAGCGCAGGGAGGTCGGCATGA